The following are encoded in a window of Mycobacterium sp. ELW1 genomic DNA:
- a CDS encoding DUF389 domain-containing protein: MLHLRVIAPVEVRDDVLAVLQRQVGVTHLVVHRGAALDPPGDEISADIARECANDVIDDLKALDLHHKGAITLDLVDTVVSTAAYRAEKEADGDPGDAIVWEELSARTREESTLNITFLLFLCLACMIAAVGVVTDSPVTVVGAMVVGPEFGPLAALAVALVRRRLDLARRASLALLVGFPVAMAVTAAFVLGGEALGWIKLGSTRQLTDVDFIFQVGPLSFVVALLAGAAGMLSLVSAKSAALVGVFISVTTVPAAGFAVVAASVGEWDVAVESAAQLAINLVGITLAGVLVLAMRRRHETRRHGAG; encoded by the coding sequence GTGCTGCATCTGCGGGTCATCGCGCCGGTCGAGGTTCGTGACGACGTGTTGGCTGTCCTGCAGCGGCAGGTCGGGGTGACGCACCTGGTGGTGCATCGCGGGGCGGCGCTGGACCCGCCGGGCGATGAGATCTCCGCCGACATCGCACGGGAATGCGCCAACGACGTCATCGACGACCTGAAGGCACTGGACTTGCACCACAAGGGCGCCATCACCCTCGATCTGGTGGACACCGTGGTCTCCACCGCGGCCTACCGCGCCGAGAAGGAGGCCGACGGCGACCCGGGGGACGCGATCGTCTGGGAGGAGCTGTCGGCCCGCACCCGCGAGGAGTCCACGCTCAACATCACCTTCCTGTTGTTTCTGTGCCTGGCGTGCATGATCGCCGCGGTCGGTGTGGTGACCGACTCTCCCGTCACGGTGGTCGGCGCCATGGTCGTCGGCCCGGAGTTCGGCCCGCTGGCGGCCCTGGCGGTGGCGCTGGTGCGCCGCAGGCTGGACCTGGCCCGCCGTGCGTCACTGGCGCTGCTGGTCGGGTTCCCGGTCGCCATGGCCGTCACCGCGGCGTTCGTGCTCGGCGGCGAGGCGCTGGGCTGGATCAAGCTGGGCAGCACCCGCCAACTCACCGACGTCGACTTCATCTTTCAGGTCGGCCCGTTGTCGTTCGTCGTCGCGCTGCTGGCCGGTGCGGCAGGCATGCTGTCGCTGGTGTCGGCCAAGTCCGCGGCGCTGGTCGGGGTGTTCATCTCGGTGACCACCGTGCCCGCCGCGGGTTTCGCGGTCGTCGCCGCATCGGTCGGAGAATGGGACGTCGCTGTCGAATCCGCGGCGCAACTGGCGATCAACCTGGTCGGCATCACCCTGGCCGGAGTGCTGGTGCTGGCGATGCGCCGCCGCCACGAGACTCGCCGCCACGGTGCGGGCTGA
- a CDS encoding MMPL family transporter codes for MILLNKDEKPQAEPGRRPHIAQWVRWLSVPIILGWLALTVITNIVVPQIEVVGQEQSVPMTAMDAPSSVAMSTIGSTFQEFKSNTSVMIVLESDQPLGDAAHQYYNEIVKKLEADKKHVEHIQDFWSDPLTAAGSQSSDGKSAYVQAYLSGNMGEGLANESVEAVKTIVESVPPPPGIKAYVAGSSALINDTHIAGDRSLKIITGLTFGVITVMLLVVYRSIVTVLIALVMVFLELAAARGVVAFLGYHHLIGLSTFAVNLLVMVAIAAGTDYVIFLFGRYQEARSKGVDKESAYYEMYHGTGHVIVGSGMTIAGALFCLHFTRSPMFQSMGVPLFVGMVVVVAAAMTLGPAVVTAASRFGLLEPKAASRERFWRRIGTAVVRWPGPILVATTFVCLIGLLALPGYRTDYNDRHYLPADIPASEGFAAAERHFPEARLSPELLMLQSDHDLRNSADFLVIDRVAKAIFHTPGIGRVQTITRPLGTPIEHSSIPFLLGMQGTTQTLNQSYMQDRMKDMLKMGDDMNVSIATMTQMYDLLGQLNAVTHSMVGKMDLTLADIQTLRNHIADFDDFFRPIRNYFYWEPHCFDIPVCWSIRSVFDTLDGIDTMTDDFQVLVPDLHKLDLLTAQMRTLMPPMIDTMRSMRTMQLTLQSTQSGQQDQIAAMQDNQSAMGKAFDEAKNDDSFYLPPEAFDNPDFKRGMKMFLSPDGKAVRFIISHEGDPMSPEGLSHIDPIKNAAFEAIKGTPLEGSKIFLAGTAASFKDMQDSADYDLMIAGLAALCLIFIIMLIITRAVVASAVIVGTVALSLGTSFGLSVLIWQDLIGRPLHWMVMVMAIVILLAVGSDYNLLLVARLKEEIPAGLKTGIIRAMGGSGSVVTSAGLVFAVTMAAMAFSELTVIAQVGTTIGMGLLVDTLVIRSFMTPSIAALLGRWFWWPQRVRPRPVPSPWPSPATRAADTEPISAQSQQ; via the coding sequence ATGATCCTGCTGAACAAAGACGAAAAGCCGCAGGCCGAACCGGGGAGGCGGCCGCACATCGCGCAGTGGGTCCGCTGGCTGTCCGTCCCGATCATCCTGGGCTGGCTGGCGCTGACCGTCATCACGAACATCGTCGTGCCCCAGATCGAGGTCGTCGGTCAGGAGCAGTCGGTGCCGATGACGGCGATGGACGCGCCGTCGTCCGTCGCGATGAGCACGATCGGCAGCACGTTCCAGGAGTTCAAGTCGAACACCTCGGTGATGATCGTGCTGGAAAGCGATCAGCCGCTCGGCGACGCCGCGCACCAGTACTACAACGAGATCGTCAAGAAGCTCGAGGCCGACAAGAAACACGTCGAGCACATCCAGGACTTCTGGAGCGATCCGCTGACCGCCGCCGGATCCCAGAGTTCTGACGGCAAATCCGCCTATGTACAGGCCTATCTGTCCGGCAACATGGGTGAGGGTCTGGCCAACGAGTCGGTCGAGGCCGTCAAGACGATCGTCGAGAGTGTGCCCCCACCACCGGGGATCAAGGCCTACGTCGCCGGATCGTCGGCACTGATCAACGACACCCACATCGCCGGTGACCGCAGCCTCAAGATCATCACCGGTCTGACGTTCGGCGTCATCACGGTGATGCTGCTGGTCGTCTACCGCTCGATCGTCACGGTGCTGATCGCGCTGGTGATGGTGTTCCTCGAATTGGCGGCGGCCCGTGGCGTGGTGGCCTTCCTGGGCTATCACCACCTGATCGGGCTGTCGACGTTCGCGGTCAACCTGCTGGTGATGGTTGCGATCGCGGCCGGTACCGACTACGTCATCTTCCTGTTCGGCCGCTATCAGGAGGCGCGCAGCAAGGGCGTCGACAAAGAGTCGGCCTACTACGAGATGTATCACGGCACCGGGCACGTGATCGTCGGCTCCGGCATGACCATCGCCGGCGCGTTGTTCTGTCTGCACTTCACCCGCAGCCCGATGTTCCAGTCGATGGGCGTTCCGCTGTTCGTCGGCATGGTGGTGGTGGTCGCCGCCGCGATGACGCTCGGCCCCGCCGTTGTGACCGCGGCCAGCCGCTTCGGCCTGTTGGAGCCCAAAGCGGCGTCCCGCGAACGTTTTTGGCGGCGCATCGGCACCGCCGTGGTCCGCTGGCCCGGACCGATCCTGGTGGCGACGACCTTCGTCTGCCTGATCGGGCTGCTCGCGCTGCCCGGCTACCGGACCGACTACAACGACCGGCACTATCTGCCCGCCGACATTCCGGCCAGCGAGGGGTTCGCCGCCGCCGAGCGGCACTTCCCGGAGGCTCGGCTGAGCCCCGAACTGCTGATGCTGCAGAGCGATCACGACCTGCGCAACTCCGCCGACTTCCTGGTGATCGACCGGGTGGCCAAGGCCATCTTCCACACGCCGGGCATCGGTCGGGTGCAGACCATCACCAGGCCGCTGGGTACCCCGATCGAACACAGCTCGATCCCATTCCTGCTCGGTATGCAGGGCACCACGCAGACGCTGAACCAGTCCTACATGCAGGACCGGATGAAGGACATGCTGAAGATGGGCGACGACATGAACGTCTCCATCGCCACGATGACGCAGATGTACGACCTGCTCGGGCAGCTCAACGCCGTCACACACAGCATGGTCGGCAAGATGGACCTGACGCTGGCCGACATCCAGACGCTGCGTAACCACATCGCCGACTTCGACGACTTCTTCCGGCCGATCCGCAACTACTTCTACTGGGAACCGCACTGTTTCGACATCCCGGTGTGCTGGTCCATCCGGTCGGTGTTCGACACCCTCGACGGCATCGACACCATGACGGACGACTTCCAGGTCCTGGTGCCTGATCTGCACAAGCTGGACCTGTTGACGGCCCAGATGCGCACGCTGATGCCGCCGATGATCGACACGATGCGCTCGATGCGGACCATGCAGCTGACCCTGCAGAGCACACAGTCCGGTCAGCAGGACCAGATCGCGGCCATGCAGGACAACCAGAGCGCGATGGGCAAGGCGTTCGACGAGGCCAAGAACGACGACTCGTTCTACCTCCCGCCGGAGGCGTTCGACAATCCGGACTTCAAGCGCGGCATGAAGATGTTCTTGTCACCGGACGGAAAAGCGGTGCGGTTCATCATCTCTCACGAGGGTGATCCGATGTCGCCGGAGGGTCTCAGTCATATCGACCCGATCAAGAATGCGGCGTTCGAGGCGATCAAGGGCACCCCGCTGGAGGGCTCGAAGATCTTCCTCGCCGGTACCGCGGCCAGCTTCAAGGACATGCAGGACAGCGCCGACTACGACTTGATGATCGCCGGATTGGCGGCGCTGTGCCTGATCTTCATCATCATGCTGATCATCACCCGAGCCGTGGTGGCCTCCGCAGTGATCGTCGGCACGGTGGCGTTGTCGCTGGGCACGTCGTTCGGTTTGTCGGTGTTGATCTGGCAGGACCTGATCGGCCGTCCGCTGCACTGGATGGTGATGGTGATGGCGATCGTCATCCTGCTCGCGGTCGGTTCCGACTACAACCTGCTGCTGGTGGCGCGCCTCAAGGAGGAGATCCCCGCCGGGCTCAAGACAGGCATCATCCGCGCCATGGGCGGCAGCGGTTCGGTGGTCACCTCCGCAGGCCTGGTGTTCGCCGTGACGATGGCGGCCATGGCCTTCAGCGAGCTGACGGTCATCGCCCAGGTCGGCACCACCATCGGCATGGGTCTGCTGGTCGACACGCTGGTGATCCGGTCCTTCATGACGCCGTCGATCGCCGCCCTGTTGGGCCGGTGGTTCTGGTGGCCACAGCGGGTGCGTCCACGTCCGGTGCCGAGCCCGTGGCCGTCGCCTGCGACGAGAGCGGCCGACACCGAGCCGATCTCGGCCCAATCCCAGCAGTAG
- a CDS encoding MmpS family transport accessory protein yields the protein MHLLRKVWLPIVIVLVIAIAAFGVFRLHGVFGKTETTRPGSGLANDTKPFNPKTVVYEIYGPPGAVATINYLDLDAQPQIVRDVTLPWSLTLTTTAPAASANIVAQGDSDTIGCRITVNGELKDEKTNTGVNAQTFCLVKSA from the coding sequence CTGCACCTCCTGCGCAAGGTATGGCTGCCGATCGTGATCGTTCTGGTGATCGCCATCGCCGCCTTCGGCGTTTTCCGCCTGCACGGGGTGTTCGGAAAGACCGAGACGACCCGTCCGGGTAGTGGTCTGGCCAATGACACCAAGCCGTTCAACCCGAAGACCGTGGTGTACGAGATCTACGGCCCGCCGGGAGCCGTCGCCACCATCAACTACCTCGACCTGGACGCCCAGCCGCAGATCGTGCGAGACGTCACCCTGCCGTGGTCGCTCACCTTGACAACCACCGCGCCGGCCGCCTCGGCCAACATCGTCGCCCAGGGCGACAGTGACACGATCGGTTGCCGGATCACCGTCAACGGCGAACTCAAGGACGAGAAGACCAACACCGGTGTGAACGCGCAGACCTTCTGCCTGGTCAAGTCCGCATGA